One genomic segment of Ipomoea triloba cultivar NCNSP0323 chromosome 9, ASM357664v1 includes these proteins:
- the LOC116028836 gene encoding disease resistance protein RPM1-like: MADAAVTFVLGQLSTLTREEYSLLGGIRDDAQDVENAFNRLTAVLKVADETEEINPEVKEWVKIIRELVYDTEDVLDEFQFRFGGDRTNGGFRNRIKNKYTSVKNLRARRRIALELQRIKARVNKIFHEQPRLLTTSDHTIHNHNKRVYDSRRDALLLKDSDLVGIDNPKLSLVNRLLAVDKDLRVLSVVGMAGLGKTTLVKKVYDDARVVNHFQLRMWLTVSETFNADELLKDAIRQLTKQTKQKLPQDFAAMNTDKLKEFINNILSGQSYIVVLDDIWDIDDWRAIKYSFPRQSFGSRIVITTRNSEIGASTSCETRGGDVYPLESLSLEDSWTLFCRKTFFSESCPQHLVNISENILKRCGGLPLAIVVIAGVLATKNESIEEWKRFQHNLNIPLDSNVGGMKNMKNLLSLSYYDLPNYLKYCFLYLSIFPEDVIIEKMRVIRLWIAEGFIKENNQQQEKEEVAEVYLNELLHRNLIQIVERTSDGKMKGFRVHDILREIILSKSEEQNFTTIIATRQNKEPFNKFRRLAIHRFDDHILKFTSSKMHLRSLQFFEPLSSSTVSSSLPKMFTAKYIPLKVLDLRDSELEEIPEEVFNLFQLKYLSLRRTKLRSVSKSIGRLQNLETLDLKHTNVIELPAELLKLCKLRHLLVYRYQDTWINPWISTQSFNAPFKIGGLVCLQKLFWIQANDTLGIKIVSEIGKLTQLRRLGVQKLRQEDGKEFCLSLEKLTNLCSLSLTSTSEDEVLDIQHPLHVPLGLQRLYLKGRLEMVPRWLSSLVGLTTLHFSWCRLPDENPLLFLQDLPMLVHLSLATKSYEGEGLCFKAKKFSKLKYLFIYELEALKWIRMEEGAMHHLEKFQLGECKLVEQMPMGIQHLSDLKVITIYDLADKFNANLDSESKRSEIYAKISHIPEINISHVIDGKRKFFFL; the protein is encoded by the coding sequence ATGGCGGACGCTGCTGTAACGTTTGTATTGGGTCAACTATCAACGTTGACCCGTGAAGAGTACTCGCTCTTGGGAGGGATTAGAGATGATGCGCAAGACGTCGAGAATGCTTTCAATCGTTTGACTGCGGTTTTGAAAGTTGCGGACGAGACGGAAGAAATCAATCCTGAAGTTAAAGAATGGGTGAAGATAATCCGGGAGCTGGTGTATGACACTGAAGATGTTCTTGACGAGTTCCAGTTCCGCTTTGGAGGTGACCGGACCAATGGAGGGTTTCGCAATAGGATCAAGAACAAATACACTTCCGTCAAGAACTTGAGAGCTCGGCGAAGGATTGCTCTTGAACTGCAAAGGATCAAGGCCAGAGTCAACAAAATCTTCCATGAACAGCCAAGGTTGTTAACAACCTCTGATCACACTATCCACAACCACAACAAAAGGGTGTATGATAGTCGAAGGGATGCTCTTTTGCTAAAAGACTCGGATCTGGTAGGTATTGACAATCCCAAGCTGTCTCTTGTTAACCGCCTACTTGCTGTAGATAAAGATTTGAGAGTCCTTTCTGTAGTGGGTATGGCGGGATTGGGAAAAACTACCTTGGTTAAAAAGGTTTATGATGATGCACGAGTGGTAAATCACTTCCAGCTTCGTATGTGGCTGACAGTTTCTGAAACTTTTAATGCTGATGAGTTGCTAAAAGATGCAATTCGGCAGCTAACAAAGCAAACCAAGCAAAAGCTCCCTCAAGATTTTGCAGCCATGAACACTGATAAATTGAAAGAATTCATCAATAACATTCTTTCAGGCCAAAGCTATATTGTTGTTTTGGATGACATATGGGACATTGATGATTGGAGGGCTatcaaatattcatttcctaggCAGAGTTTTGGTAGTCGTATAGTTATCACAACAAGGAATAGCGAAATTGGTGCCTCCACAAGCTGCGAAACCCGGGGCGGCGATGTCTACCCTTTAGAGTCATTGTCCCTTGAAGATTCATGGACTTTGTTTTGCAGAAAGACATTCTTTAGTGAATCGTGCCCTCAACACTTGGTGAACATTTCCGAAAACATCTTAAAGAGATGTGGTGGTCTACCGCTAGCGATTGTGGTGATAGCTGGGGTGTTGGCTACAAAGAATGAGAGCATTGAAGAATGGAAAAGATTCCAGCACAACCTCAACATCCCATTAGACAGCAATGTCGGTGGGATGAAGAACATGAAGAATCTACTTTCCCTCAGTTACTATGATTTACCAAATTATCTCAAGTATTGTTTTTTGTACTTGAGCATCTTTCCTGAGGATGTCATCATCGAGAAAATGAGAGTAATTCGACTATGGATTGCAGAAGGATTTATCAAGGAGAACAACCAAcaacaagaaaaagaagaagttgCTGAAGTCTATCTCAATGAATTACTTCATCGAAACTTAATTCAAATTGTAGAGAGGACTAGTGATGGAAAGATGAAGGGATTTCGAGTGCACGACATTTTACGAGAAATTATTCTTTCCAAGTCAGAAGAGCAAAACTTTACAACCATTATTGCAACTAGGCAAAATAAAGAACCTTTCAACAAGTTTCGACGCCTAGCAATCCATAGGTTTGATGACCACATTCTAAAGTTCACTTCATCAAAAATGCATCTTCGGTCTTTACAATTCTTTGAACCACTTTCAAGCTCCACAGTGTCGTCTTCATTACCAAAGATGTTTACTGCCAAATATATTCCTTTAAAGGTATTGGATTTAAGGGATTCTGAACTAGAGGAAATACCAGAGGaggtttttaatttatttcaattgaAGTACTTGAGTTTGAGAAGAACAAAGTTGAGAAGCGTTTCTAAATCTATAGGACGTCTTCAAAACTTAGAGACACTTGATTTGAAGCACACTAATGTGATTGAGTTGCCAGCTGAGCTCTTAAAACTTTGTAAACTTCGGCATCTCCTTGTATACCGTTACCAAGATACGTGGATTAATCCTTGGATTAGTACACAAAGCTTTAATGCTCCATTTAAGATTGGAGGATTAGTGTGTTTACAAAAGTTGTTTTGGATACAAGCAAATGATACTCTTGGCATCAAAATAGTGTCTGAGATAGGAAAGCTAACACAACTAAGAAGATTAGGGGTTCAAAAGCTGAGACAAGAAGATGGCAAAGAattttgtttgtctttggaaaagTTGACAAACCTTTGCTCTTTATCTCTTACATCAACTTCAGAAGATGAGGTCCTTGATATCCAACATCCTCTACATGTTCCTCTTGGTCTTCAAAGATTATATTTAAAAGGGCGTCTGGAGATGGTACCTCGATGGTTATCCTCACTTGTAGGCTTAACCACTCTACACTTTTCATGGTGTAGACTTCCTGATGAAAATCCGCTATTGTTTCTCCAAGATCTGCCCATGTTAGTACATCTAAGTCTAGCGACAAAGTCTTATGAAGGGGAAGGATTGTGCTTCAAGGCTAAAAAGTTCTCAAAGCTCAAGTATTTGTTTATCTATGAGTTGGAAGCACTGAAATGGATAAGAATGGAGGAAGGTGCAATGCATCATCTGGAAAAATTTCAATTGGGAGAATGCAAATTGGTTGAGCAGATGCCGATGGGTATTCAACATTTATCTGATCTTAAGGTAATTACTATCTATGACTTGGCTGACAAATTCAATGCAAATTTAGATTCAGAAAGCAAAAGAAGTGAAATCTATGCAAAGATATCTCACATTCCAGAAATTAATATTTCCCATGTCATAGATGGTAAGCGgaagtttttctttttgtga